In the genome of Nitrospira japonica, one region contains:
- the lptG gene encoding LPS export ABC transporter permease LptG has product MTILFRYLLREYAKIFGMCFAGLMTIYLVIDFFEKVRRFLRYDASWLDVLSYFALKVPGISYQIAPLAILMATLLTLGLLSRSHEITAMRSCGISLPRITSPFLTLAMGLAMVLLLFSSTVIPLASNKAEEIRAIRIEKKSPATALRLPQPWARMGADTILQVKSVAVGGGSLSGVRLFHFDPQFHLIDMTEAQEARYVDQAWTLHQGFRRIFHPDGAIVLQPFERMPVPLTLIPEDFTTWLASDSESMTFRDIREHITRLYHSGSQITRLKTDYYGRIAFPFVTIIMVLVGIALSLRRSGTRGGSMAIGIGQALVIGFLYWTTHSISIAFGRGGAIPPILAGWLTNALFLSYGLYLMLKVRY; this is encoded by the coding sequence ATGACCATCCTGTTTCGTTATCTCCTACGCGAGTATGCCAAGATTTTCGGCATGTGCTTCGCCGGTCTCATGACCATCTACCTCGTCATCGATTTTTTTGAAAAGGTCCGGCGCTTCCTCCGCTATGACGCGAGTTGGCTGGACGTGCTCAGCTACTTCGCTTTGAAAGTCCCGGGGATTTCCTATCAGATCGCCCCGCTGGCCATCCTCATGGCCACCTTGCTCACGCTCGGCTTACTGTCTCGCAGTCACGAGATCACCGCCATGCGGAGTTGCGGCATCAGTCTGCCGAGGATCACCTCGCCCTTTCTCACACTGGCCATGGGGCTGGCCATGGTGCTGCTGCTGTTCAGTTCAACGGTCATCCCGCTGGCATCGAACAAAGCCGAGGAAATCCGCGCAATCCGCATCGAGAAGAAATCGCCGGCGACCGCCTTGAGACTGCCTCAGCCATGGGCCAGGATGGGAGCCGATACCATTCTGCAGGTGAAAAGTGTCGCCGTGGGCGGCGGCAGTCTCAGCGGTGTTCGACTGTTCCACTTTGACCCTCAATTTCACCTGATCGACATGACGGAAGCGCAAGAGGCCCGGTACGTCGATCAAGCCTGGACCTTGCATCAGGGGTTCCGTCGAATATTTCATCCCGACGGCGCGATCGTTCTGCAACCGTTTGAGCGCATGCCGGTCCCATTGACGCTGATTCCCGAGGATTTCACCACCTGGCTCGCGAGCGATTCCGAATCCATGACCTTCCGGGACATTCGCGAACACATCACGCGCCTGTACCACAGCGGCTCACAGATCACTCGGTTGAAAACCGACTATTACGGACGGATCGCCTTCCCGTTCGTGACCATTATCATGGTCTTGGTCGGCATCGCGTTGAGCCTCCGCCGCAGCGGCACGCGAGGGGGCAGTATGGCGATCGGCATCGGACAGGCTTTGGTCATCGGATTTCTCTACTGGACCACCCATTCCATTTCCATCGCGTTTGGACGAGGGGGCGCCATTCCTCCAATCCTAGCTGGATGGCTGACGAACGCCTTGTTTCTGAGCTACGGGCTGTATCTCATGCTCAAGGTGCGCTATTGA
- the fabF gene encoding beta-ketoacyl-ACP synthase II, with the protein MKSRVVVTGLGIVSPIGIGVSEFWKSALDGRSGISAISGFDPFPMDGYRSKVAGQVREFDPERYLEPQYADRVDRYAQFALVAAKEALTDSGIAMSKENPHRVGVIVGAGMGGMVMGEREITQLYQHQRPHRVHPNFIPVITLNSASGIVAMATGAKGPNVTISTACSSSAHALGQALHCIREGRADVAIVVGADASITPLVFAGFCSLRALSTKYNDQPEKASRPFDSGRDGFVMGEGAGALILESLSHARRRKARVYAEVAGYAATSEAYHMVIPREDGEEVAATMRLALADAGTTVAQVDYINAHATSTSIGDAVESKALRQLFKSRAENITISATKSLVGHTLGAAGAIGGIATVLTLHTGQIHPTANYDDPDPACALPGISRNPQERKVKTALLNAFGFGSNNAAVVLKRYAA; encoded by the coding sequence ATGAAATCTCGCGTAGTTGTGACAGGACTGGGAATCGTCTCTCCGATCGGGATCGGAGTCAGCGAATTCTGGAAGTCCGCCCTCGACGGCCGATCGGGCATCTCGGCTATTTCCGGATTCGACCCGTTTCCGATGGACGGCTATCGTTCAAAGGTCGCAGGACAGGTGCGGGAGTTCGATCCGGAGCGCTATCTGGAACCGCAGTACGCCGATCGGGTCGACCGCTACGCGCAGTTTGCACTCGTCGCTGCCAAGGAGGCCCTGACCGATTCCGGGATAGCCATGAGCAAGGAAAATCCCCATCGGGTCGGGGTCATTGTCGGCGCAGGGATGGGCGGTATGGTCATGGGAGAGCGGGAGATCACTCAACTGTACCAGCACCAGCGCCCGCATCGGGTCCATCCAAATTTTATCCCCGTCATCACGCTCAACAGCGCGTCGGGAATCGTCGCCATGGCCACCGGCGCAAAAGGTCCGAATGTGACGATCTCGACGGCCTGTTCATCCAGTGCCCACGCCTTGGGACAGGCCTTGCATTGTATCCGCGAGGGCCGGGCGGACGTCGCCATTGTCGTCGGCGCCGACGCGAGTATCACGCCGCTCGTCTTCGCCGGATTCTGCTCGCTCCGGGCCCTCTCGACCAAATACAATGATCAACCTGAAAAAGCCTCGCGCCCGTTCGATTCGGGGCGGGACGGCTTCGTCATGGGCGAGGGAGCGGGCGCCCTCATTTTGGAGTCGCTGAGTCACGCCAGAAGGCGCAAGGCCAGGGTGTATGCCGAAGTCGCAGGCTACGCCGCAACCAGTGAAGCCTATCATATGGTGATCCCGCGCGAGGACGGCGAGGAGGTGGCCGCAACCATGCGCCTCGCGCTGGCGGACGCGGGAACGACTGTGGCCCAGGTCGATTACATCAACGCCCATGCCACCTCAACGTCGATCGGCGACGCCGTAGAATCCAAAGCCTTACGCCAGCTGTTCAAGTCACGAGCTGAGAACATCACCATCAGCGCCACCAAGTCGCTCGTCGGCCATACACTGGGTGCGGCCGGCGCGATCGGAGGGATCGCCACTGTCCTGACCCTTCACACAGGCCAGATCCATCCCACCGCAAACTACGACGACCCGGATCCGGCTTGCGCATTGCCCGGTATCAGCCGCAATCCGCAAGAACGGAAGGTCAAGACGGCACTGCTCAATGCCTTTGGCTTCGGCAGCAACAATGCCGCCGTGGTACTCAAACGGTATGCCGCCTAG
- a CDS encoding acyl carrier protein, with protein sequence MTDRVVMEKIIAALAEYLRRDPLTIQENYHLRDDLGLDSMAVIELLYKIEENFNIQIPDEDLVGLTTVGSVAEYVQHRLAPAKPVASGPGKAKTKKSKG encoded by the coding sequence ATGACTGACCGTGTCGTAATGGAGAAAATCATTGCCGCTTTGGCTGAGTATTTGCGGCGAGACCCCCTGACCATTCAGGAAAACTATCATCTCCGGGACGATCTTGGACTGGATTCCATGGCGGTCATTGAACTGCTGTACAAGATTGAAGAAAACTTCAACATTCAGATTCCCGACGAGGATCTGGTCGGGTTGACGACAGTCGGTTCCGTTGCCGAGTACGTCCAACATCGTCTGGCTCCCGCCAAACCCGTCGCCTCGGGGCCGGGAAAAGCCAAGACGAAAAAGAGCAAAGGCTGA
- the lpxD gene encoding UDP-3-O-(3-hydroxymyristoyl)glucosamine N-acyltransferase, with protein MAVPIVSNPCSLSEIHQVIGGTLHGDGAVALSVLTSLNEATPHALSFVLNDKALKGTPEIRAGALLAHRHIPELPIPHIVVPNPMLALAQVAQRFFVRPYKARGVATEVIRGTDVRIGADPSIWPFVTLGDGVTLGARVTLYPGVFIGAGSSVGDDSLIYPNVVIREGCTIGNRVIVHSGTVIGSDGFGYVQHEGRHHKIPQLGGVTIEDDVELGANVSIDRATLGQTIIRKGTKVDNLVQIAHNVTIGEHAVLVAQVGIAGSTTIGRHVMIGGQAGLADHIQVGDQVMIAARAGVNRNLEPNQIVSGAPVMPHETWMKAQAVIPRLPELRQLVRSLEARVALLETQVAKAGTARTKGASPRKPVRRTTR; from the coding sequence ATGGCTGTCCCGATCGTGTCGAATCCGTGCTCGCTCTCCGAGATTCATCAAGTCATCGGCGGAACCCTCCATGGCGATGGAGCCGTTGCATTGTCGGTCCTCACCTCGCTGAATGAAGCCACCCCGCACGCATTGTCTTTCGTCCTCAATGATAAAGCACTGAAAGGCACTCCGGAGATCCGTGCGGGAGCGCTTCTGGCGCATCGACACATTCCGGAACTGCCGATTCCCCATATCGTTGTGCCCAATCCCATGCTGGCATTGGCCCAGGTTGCACAGCGATTTTTTGTCAGACCATATAAGGCCCGGGGCGTCGCAACCGAAGTCATCCGTGGAACGGACGTCCGGATCGGGGCAGATCCCTCCATTTGGCCCTTCGTCACGTTGGGAGACGGGGTCACGCTGGGAGCACGGGTCACGCTGTACCCGGGAGTCTTCATCGGCGCGGGATCCAGCGTCGGCGACGACAGCCTCATCTACCCCAATGTGGTGATTCGCGAGGGGTGCACGATCGGGAACCGAGTGATCGTTCACAGCGGAACGGTCATCGGATCGGACGGCTTCGGTTACGTCCAACACGAGGGGCGGCACCACAAGATTCCCCAGCTTGGAGGAGTCACCATCGAAGACGACGTTGAACTCGGCGCTAACGTCTCGATCGATCGTGCGACGCTGGGCCAGACGATCATTCGGAAAGGCACCAAAGTCGACAACCTGGTCCAGATAGCCCACAACGTGACGATCGGTGAACATGCCGTTCTGGTCGCTCAGGTGGGAATCGCCGGGAGCACGACGATCGGACGCCACGTCATGATCGGCGGGCAAGCCGGTCTCGCAGACCACATTCAAGTGGGTGACCAGGTGATGATCGCCGCTCGAGCGGGAGTCAATCGCAATCTCGAGCCCAATCAGATCGTATCAGGCGCGCCGGTTATGCCCCATGAGACCTGGATGAAGGCCCAAGCCGTGATCCCTCGCCTGCCGGAGCTGCGTCAACTGGTACGAAGTCTTGAAGCGCGTGTCGCGCTCTTGGAAACACAAGTGGCGAAAGCCGGAACCGCTCGGACCAAAGGCGCGTCTCCGCGCAAGCCGGTCCGCCGGACAACTCGCTGA
- a CDS encoding HD domain-containing phosphohydrolase has translation MKERRSADLYQSAEQQLGAIAATIQRDEALDLTRLSTLADAIAEAVSDDDQLVIHALAGPVGPPLVTNLINVSILSAKVGAGLGYYGKELQQLVLAALVHDIGLFAVPQSVVAKAGRLTGDERTLIEQHPELGYQLIRKVGAEWEWLALVVRQAHERWNGKGYPNKLKGRNISELAQIIGVLDVFDALVTPRPYRRRFFPHEAVRELIVAERTAFPREVVKALVEQLSAYPLGTLVRLTTGEVGTVVQINAQFPLRPVVEIGRGTAAQDGGIDHRLLDLSRLPLVSVIETVEPPDVARIQFPPGRTEERRSQSVPSVSTQFSSLLESLDAIANAIQGVVATRVVPGRAGTIEQPAPPPTSPDIAPSTDVSLDNEMIGLFALEAREWLAQIHAAFRQLDGRPSQEIKSRLYGIVLQALTNLAKSAATVHQRSIERMAMNLLPILHEAGRREPRSMQTALVSLQTGLDRIADAVRQIAGTAPSGTREPLASSPNERKEPSFVGEIPAQEESERGEAESEAIGRMAGAVASGDALLAALRDLQRVRSRSIQPTRDVLDAIIHDAEAKGGELTVKVLREILTEQDRVDESFLEEVRCRVPVISRTLTDLQPTGSEEFVVASKLDPIIEQVEALHDIADRVQAGMMTMILQGLRSLLLVAAYRKAESLPKRLTALDRRICALVPMAEQWVTIGRVGRAAIADILPG, from the coding sequence ATGAAAGAACGTCGCAGTGCAGATCTGTACCAAAGCGCCGAGCAACAACTGGGCGCCATTGCGGCCACAATACAGCGGGATGAAGCACTTGATCTCACACGGCTTTCAACGTTGGCGGATGCCATTGCCGAGGCCGTGAGCGACGACGACCAGTTGGTCATTCATGCTCTCGCCGGACCGGTTGGTCCCCCCCTGGTTACCAATCTTATCAACGTCAGCATCCTCAGCGCGAAAGTCGGGGCCGGACTCGGTTATTACGGGAAGGAACTACAGCAACTGGTACTCGCCGCCTTGGTTCACGACATCGGGCTGTTCGCGGTTCCACAATCCGTCGTTGCCAAAGCGGGTCGGCTGACCGGCGACGAGCGGACGTTGATCGAACAACATCCTGAATTGGGTTATCAATTGATTCGCAAGGTCGGCGCCGAGTGGGAATGGCTTGCATTGGTCGTCCGGCAAGCTCATGAGCGTTGGAATGGGAAAGGCTATCCCAACAAACTGAAAGGCAGAAACATCAGCGAGCTCGCTCAGATCATCGGTGTGCTCGATGTGTTCGATGCACTGGTGACGCCCCGGCCCTATCGTCGACGATTCTTTCCGCACGAGGCGGTGAGGGAATTAATCGTGGCCGAGCGAACGGCATTCCCCCGCGAGGTCGTCAAAGCATTGGTCGAACAACTATCGGCCTATCCGCTTGGAACACTGGTTCGTTTGACTACGGGAGAGGTTGGTACCGTCGTGCAGATCAATGCGCAGTTTCCCCTTCGCCCCGTCGTTGAGATTGGAAGGGGAACGGCGGCACAGGACGGCGGGATTGATCACCGGCTTCTGGATCTTAGTCGACTTCCGTTGGTCTCGGTCATTGAAACGGTGGAACCGCCGGATGTGGCGCGAATTCAGTTTCCGCCAGGCCGTACCGAGGAGCGTCGGTCTCAATCAGTTCCGTCAGTCTCCACTCAATTTTCCTCGTTGTTGGAGAGTCTGGATGCCATTGCGAATGCCATTCAAGGGGTGGTGGCCACCCGGGTGGTACCGGGCCGGGCCGGGACGATCGAACAGCCTGCACCTCCGCCGACATCGCCCGATATCGCCCCGTCAACGGATGTCTCGCTCGACAATGAGATGATCGGTCTTTTTGCATTGGAAGCACGCGAATGGCTCGCGCAAATCCATGCGGCATTCCGTCAATTGGATGGAAGACCCAGCCAAGAGATCAAGTCGAGACTGTACGGGATTGTTCTGCAGGCGTTAACGAACCTCGCCAAGTCGGCTGCGACTGTTCATCAGCGCTCGATCGAGCGCATGGCGATGAACCTGCTACCGATCCTTCACGAGGCCGGGAGGCGGGAACCCCGATCGATGCAAACGGCCCTGGTGTCTCTGCAAACGGGCCTTGATCGGATAGCCGACGCGGTACGTCAGATTGCGGGTACGGCGCCGTCCGGAACGCGTGAGCCTCTGGCATCATCTCCGAATGAGAGGAAGGAGCCTTCTTTTGTCGGAGAAATTCCCGCACAAGAGGAGTCAGAGCGGGGAGAAGCAGAATCCGAGGCCATCGGACGGATGGCCGGAGCAGTTGCATCAGGCGATGCGCTTCTGGCCGCACTGCGGGATCTTCAGCGCGTCCGGTCTCGCTCGATTCAACCGACAAGGGACGTGCTGGACGCTATCATTCATGATGCTGAGGCCAAGGGAGGCGAATTGACGGTGAAGGTCCTGCGCGAAATTCTGACCGAGCAGGACCGTGTCGATGAATCGTTTCTGGAGGAAGTGCGGTGCCGCGTTCCCGTCATAAGCCGGACCCTGACTGATCTCCAACCGACGGGTTCGGAAGAGTTTGTCGTCGCATCCAAGCTCGATCCCATTATCGAACAGGTCGAGGCATTGCATGACATTGCGGATCGTGTCCAAGCGGGGATGATGACGATGATCCTCCAGGGGTTGCGATCCCTCCTCTTGGTGGCCGCCTATCGCAAGGCCGAAAGTCTCCCCAAGCGCTTGACCGCCCTGGACAGGCGTATCTGCGCATTGGTGCCGATGGCGGAACAATGGGTGACCATCGGACGGGTGGGGCGTGCGGCGATCGCGGACATTCTTCCCGGATGA
- a CDS encoding response regulator has product MPKVLVADDSIAVRKVAERLLTEAGLGVTLAANGEEALAFLSKECPDLIVSDVIMPDKSGYEVCAFVRAQTSLAGTPVLLISGIVNDEVAKQAESCKADGVLKKPFQGTSLKDRVLELLAKRQAPSSGTPQPAVKPTPSPEADQATRVSQEQLETYRRMAAQLKQAEDDLRKERDQTSRLGEKLAQLDGQLGRLRELEVLAAQDEERQKQARQSSEDARRSEEEAKRLQARLQELESKLAVEHERAAQAEHVANELQLSNGRVSELEARLHAEQEQSAALRRTAEELQGTAKRVHELEAALHEEQNRAEQHTQRIAELQKAAERAREFESALQAERQAATQLVEQMNAMEKALARSQETAQQLAREQQRSEELSQQLHEIGGVVTKAKELEDLLQTERERNAVLTRHVSETEQSAQQATKRFEEMAKKLGEIAGLASQLGNSVRRS; this is encoded by the coding sequence ATGCCGAAAGTGTTGGTGGCCGATGACAGCATCGCGGTTCGGAAAGTAGCCGAACGCCTGCTCACAGAGGCCGGGCTGGGTGTGACTCTCGCCGCGAATGGAGAAGAGGCATTGGCATTTCTATCCAAGGAATGTCCGGACCTCATCGTTTCGGATGTCATCATGCCGGACAAAAGCGGGTACGAAGTATGCGCCTTTGTCCGAGCCCAGACGTCGTTGGCCGGCACACCGGTCCTTCTGATCTCCGGGATCGTCAACGATGAGGTTGCAAAGCAGGCTGAATCGTGTAAAGCAGACGGTGTGCTCAAGAAGCCGTTCCAAGGAACGTCCTTGAAAGATCGTGTGCTTGAGCTGCTGGCCAAGCGGCAGGCACCGAGCTCCGGAACGCCTCAACCAGCCGTCAAGCCGACACCTTCCCCGGAGGCCGACCAAGCGACACGCGTGAGCCAAGAGCAACTTGAAACCTATCGCCGGATGGCGGCGCAACTAAAGCAGGCGGAAGACGACCTCAGAAAGGAACGCGATCAGACCTCCCGGCTTGGAGAGAAGCTTGCCCAACTGGACGGCCAGTTGGGGCGCCTTCGAGAGTTGGAGGTTCTGGCTGCCCAAGACGAAGAGCGACAAAAGCAAGCCCGGCAATCGTCGGAGGACGCCAGAAGATCAGAGGAAGAGGCGAAACGACTTCAGGCGCGCCTGCAGGAATTGGAGTCCAAGCTGGCGGTCGAGCACGAGCGTGCGGCTCAGGCTGAACACGTGGCGAACGAATTACAGCTCTCCAACGGCCGCGTCAGCGAACTGGAAGCGCGACTGCATGCCGAGCAAGAGCAGTCGGCTGCATTGAGGCGAACGGCCGAGGAGCTGCAGGGGACGGCCAAACGCGTTCATGAACTCGAGGCCGCTTTGCATGAGGAGCAGAATCGTGCGGAGCAGCACACGCAGCGCATAGCCGAGTTGCAGAAGGCGGCCGAACGAGCCCGGGAATTCGAGTCGGCGTTGCAGGCGGAACGGCAAGCCGCAACCCAACTTGTGGAACAAATGAATGCCATGGAAAAGGCACTGGCTCGTTCACAAGAAACGGCGCAGCAGCTTGCTCGGGAACAGCAGCGGTCGGAAGAACTCTCGCAACAATTACATGAAATCGGGGGAGTCGTCACGAAGGCCAAAGAGCTGGAGGACCTGCTGCAAACGGAACGTGAGCGGAATGCGGTGCTGACCCGGCACGTGTCGGAAACCGAACAATCCGCCCAGCAGGCAACCAAGCGGTTTGAAGAGATGGCCAAGAAGTTGGGAGAGATTGCCGGGCTGGCCTCACAACTTGGAAACAGTGTACGGCGGTCTTGA
- a CDS encoding chemotaxis protein CheW, translating to MLRAARQQERAVATRQSWSIVVFSVGGMKLAAKAEDVGGISAWGSDVPVPSRTPFVGSLVKRDKDVLPVYDLAARLNRQRETESTLCLVTRHAEGPMAICIDAEIPSLHTVDASEVRPSRRNDIETIGSFVRDGLDIDIVALRRLGQS from the coding sequence ATGCTGAGAGCCGCACGACAACAAGAACGGGCCGTTGCGACCAGGCAGTCATGGAGCATCGTCGTGTTCTCCGTCGGCGGAATGAAGCTTGCGGCGAAAGCCGAGGACGTCGGCGGCATCTCCGCGTGGGGAAGCGACGTGCCTGTTCCGAGCCGAACTCCCTTTGTCGGTTCTCTTGTAAAACGGGACAAAGACGTGCTTCCGGTGTACGATTTGGCAGCTCGGTTGAATCGACAGCGGGAGACGGAGTCTACATTGTGCCTGGTTACTCGCCACGCCGAAGGTCCGATGGCCATTTGTATTGACGCCGAAATCCCCTCTCTGCACACGGTGGACGCGTCGGAAGTTCGGCCGAGCCGCAGGAACGACATCGAAACGATCGGAAGCTTTGTGCGGGACGGGTTGGACATCGACATCGTTGCTCTGAGACGATTGGGACAGTCGTGA
- a CDS encoding chemotaxis protein CheW has protein sequence MSLRGHYKAATTNVQVASLLVVRYGIRYCALPSDEVRGVLTKEQAGHGETVNWVGMTYRRVDLAARLSTKLDVASLDLRIVLFSNGHSHGAIHVDEVVGLIDVDRQHCMPLPPHFRCEERSWVTGMIFYRNDLAIVLNPEWVLGELGTEGTLPSRPVTGRSLAA, from the coding sequence ATGAGTTTAAGGGGACATTACAAGGCGGCCACCACAAACGTGCAGGTCGCCAGTTTGTTGGTGGTGCGGTACGGCATCCGGTATTGTGCGTTGCCGTCCGATGAGGTGCGCGGCGTTCTGACCAAGGAGCAGGCCGGCCATGGGGAAACCGTCAATTGGGTCGGCATGACGTATCGGCGCGTAGATCTCGCCGCCCGACTCTCCACCAAATTAGATGTCGCCAGTCTTGATCTTCGGATCGTACTGTTCTCCAACGGGCACTCGCATGGTGCCATTCACGTCGATGAAGTTGTGGGACTGATCGACGTGGATCGGCAGCACTGCATGCCGCTTCCGCCCCATTTTCGTTGCGAGGAGCGGTCGTGGGTCACGGGAATGATTTTCTATCGGAATGACTTGGCGATTGTATTGAACCCGGAATGGGTGCTGGGCGAACTTGGAACTGAAGGGACGCTCCCGTCCAGACCGGTGACGGGTCGCAGTCTCGCAGCCTGA